The following coding sequences are from one Pelagovum sp. HNIBRBA483 window:
- a CDS encoding GcrA family cell cycle regulator, giving the protein MSWTDERVEQLKKMWGEGLSASQIAKELGGVTRNAVIGKVHRLGLSNRTAGGSAAEAKPAKPAAKAKPAKPAAPKAAAKPAAETAKPAAAASSNNAASSDDDNSPAPIPMSAARRAIIPAGQPLPPQPSANEIDPEALARVSEVEKTAKRLNLMELTERTCKWPVGDPATDDFWFCGLPSEAGKPYCEAHVGVAFQPMSSRRDRRR; this is encoded by the coding sequence ATGTCCTGGACCGACGAACGTGTCGAGCAGCTCAAGAAGATGTGGGGCGAAGGCCTCTCCGCCAGCCAGATCGCCAAGGAGCTCGGCGGCGTCACCCGTAATGCCGTGATCGGCAAAGTGCATCGCCTCGGCCTGTCGAACCGCACCGCAGGCGGCAGCGCTGCCGAAGCCAAGCCCGCCAAACCGGCGGCAAAGGCAAAGCCGGCAAAACCTGCCGCGCCCAAGGCCGCCGCGAAGCCCGCCGCCGAAACGGCAAAACCGGCAGCCGCGGCCAGCAGTAATAACGCCGCCAGCAGCGATGACGATAACAGCCCCGCGCCGATCCCGATGAGCGCCGCCCGCCGCGCGATCATCCCCGCAGGCCAGCCGCTTCCGCCGCAGCCCTCGGCAAACGAGATCGACCCAGAGGCCCTCGCCCGCGTCTCCGAGGTGGAGAAAACCGCCAAGCGGCTCAACCTGATGGAACTCACCGAGCGTACCTGCAAATGGCCGGTCGGTGATCCGGCAACCGATGATTTCTGGTTCTGCGGTCTGCCCTCTGAGGCCGGAAAGCCCTATTGCGAAGCGCATGTCGGCGTGGCGTTCCAGCCGATGAGCAGCCGCCGCGACCGCCGCCGCTGA
- the rimO gene encoding 30S ribosomal protein S12 methylthiotransferase RimO: protein MSQNPPNLRPDIAPRARIADAPRPAGRDSQPTIGMVSLGCPKALVDSERILTRLRAEGYAISPDYAGADAVIVNTCGFLDSAKAESLDAIGEALTENGRVIVTGCLGAEPEYITGTHPRVLAVTGPHQYEQVLDAVHTAVPPAPDPYIDLLPASGVSLTPRHYSYLKISEGCNHKCKFCIIPDMRGRLASRPAHAVLREAEQLVENGVKELLVISQDTSAYGVDLKHAEERGHRAHITDLARDLGSLGAWVRLHYVYPYPHVRQLIPLMAEGLVLPYLDIPFQHAHPDTLKRMARPAAAARTLDEIAAWRRDCPDITLRSTFIVGYPGETEEEFQTLLDWLDEAQLDRVGCFQYENVAGARSNDLPDHVPDEVKQSRWDRFMEKSQAISATKLAAKVGKVQEVIVDEIDEDGIATCRTWADAPEIDGNLFIDDGTKALRVGNIMKVEVDEASEYDLWGQIVPS from the coding sequence ATGTCTCAGAACCCGCCAAACCTCCGCCCCGATATCGCGCCCCGCGCGCGGATTGCCGATGCCCCCCGCCCCGCAGGGCGCGACAGCCAGCCGACCATCGGCATGGTCAGCCTCGGCTGCCCCAAGGCGCTGGTCGATAGCGAGCGCATCCTCACCCGCCTGCGGGCCGAAGGCTACGCCATCTCCCCCGATTACGCGGGCGCCGATGCGGTGATCGTCAATACCTGCGGCTTTCTCGATAGCGCCAAGGCCGAAAGCCTCGATGCCATCGGTGAAGCGTTGACCGAAAACGGCCGCGTCATCGTTACCGGCTGTCTCGGGGCCGAGCCGGAATACATCACCGGCACCCATCCGCGCGTCCTCGCCGTCACCGGCCCGCACCAATATGAACAGGTGCTCGATGCCGTCCATACCGCCGTGCCACCCGCGCCGGACCCGTATATCGATCTCCTGCCCGCCTCCGGCGTGTCGCTCACGCCGCGCCATTACAGCTATCTGAAGATTTCCGAGGGCTGTAACCACAAGTGCAAGTTCTGCATCATCCCCGATATGCGCGGGCGCTTGGCGTCCCGCCCCGCCCATGCAGTGCTGCGTGAGGCTGAACAGCTCGTCGAGAATGGCGTCAAAGAGCTTCTGGTGATCTCGCAGGACACCTCCGCCTATGGCGTGGACCTCAAACACGCCGAAGAGCGCGGCCACCGTGCCCATATCACCGATCTCGCCCGCGATCTGGGCAGCCTCGGCGCATGGGTGCGCCTGCACTACGTCTATCCCTACCCGCATGTGCGCCAACTCATTCCGCTGATGGCCGAGGGGCTGGTCCTGCCTTACTTGGATATCCCCTTCCAGCACGCCCATCCCGACACGCTCAAGCGGATGGCCCGCCCCGCCGCCGCCGCCCGCACGCTGGACGAAATCGCCGCGTGGCGCCGCGATTGCCCCGATATCACCCTGCGCTCCACCTTCATCGTCGGCTACCCCGGCGAAACCGAGGAGGAGTTCCAGACATTGCTCGACTGGCTGGATGAAGCACAGCTCGATCGGGTCGGTTGCTTCCAATATGAGAACGTCGCAGGCGCCCGTTCCAACGACCTCCCCGACCATGTGCCCGATGAGGTCAAGCAATCGCGCTGGGATCGCTTTATGGAAAAATCTCAGGCAATTTCGGCCACCAAACTGGCTGCCAAGGTTGGAAAAGTGCAAGAAGTTATCGTAGACGAGATCGACGAAGACGGCATCGCGACCTGCCGCACATGGGCCGATGCACCTGAAATTGACGGCAATCTCTTCATCGACGACGGCACCAAGGCGCTGCGTGTCGGTAACATCATGAAGGTCGAGGTGGACGAGGCAAGCGAGTACGATCTCTGGGGGCAGATCGTCCCCAGCTAG